In the Hordeum vulgare subsp. vulgare chromosome 7H, MorexV3_pseudomolecules_assembly, whole genome shotgun sequence genome, one interval contains:
- the LOC123413522 gene encoding histone H3.2, with protein MARTKQTARKSTGGKAPRKQLATKAARKSAPATGGVKKPHRFRPGTVALREIRKYQKSTELLIRKLPFQRLVREIAQDFKTDLRFQSSAVSALQEAAEAYLVGLFEDTNLCAIHAKRVTIMPKDIQLARRIRGERA; from the coding sequence ATGGCCCGCACGAAGCAGACGGCGCGCAAGTCCACCGGCGGCAAGGCGCCGAGGAAGCAGCTGGCGACCAAGGCTGCTCGCAAGTCGGCGCCGGCGACCGGCGGGGTCAAGAAGCCGCACCGTTTCCGTCCCGGCACCGTCGCCCTCCGCGAGATCCGCAAGTACCAGAAGAGCACGGAGCTGCTCATCCGCAAGCTGCCCTTTCAGCGCCTCGTCCGGGAGATCGCGCAGGACTTCAAGACCGACCTCCGCTTCCAGAGCTCCGCCGTCTCCGCCCTGCAGGAGGCCGCCGAGGCCTACCTCGTGGGGCTCTTCGAGGACACCAACCTCTGCGCCATCCACGCCAAGCGTGTCACCATCATGCCCAAGGACATCCAGCTCGCCCGCCGCATCCGCGGGGAGCGCGCCTAG